In Acidicapsa ligni, a single window of DNA contains:
- the rfbD gene encoding dTDP-4-dehydrorhamnose reductase yields MSRVLLLGAGGQLGMQLAKTLAAETELTALTRAELDFANPNALRAAIRAARPEIVINAAAYTAVDKAEQERELAHAVNAIAPGVIAEEVQRTKGWLVHYSTDYVFDGSGSKPWVETDATGPLSVYGQTKLDGERAIAATGCRHVTLRTSWVYAAEGRNFLHTMLRLGRERDRLTIVDDQIGAPTSAEAITTATRNILAQLTFGEVQAGASGVYHLACGGATSWFGFAKAIFAGFASQQKAPEVLPIPTEAYPTPARRPHNSRLNCSKLTAQFGIQMPHWEDALDEVTRVVLLKAETASKA; encoded by the coding sequence ATGTCTCGAGTCTTACTGCTTGGAGCAGGCGGGCAACTGGGCATGCAACTGGCGAAGACGTTAGCTGCTGAGACAGAACTCACGGCGCTGACGCGGGCTGAGTTGGACTTTGCGAATCCTAATGCATTACGAGCCGCGATTCGTGCGGCTCGGCCTGAAATTGTGATCAATGCGGCGGCCTACACGGCTGTCGATAAAGCGGAGCAGGAGCGTGAACTGGCGCACGCGGTCAATGCGATTGCTCCCGGGGTCATTGCAGAGGAAGTGCAGCGGACCAAAGGCTGGCTCGTTCATTACTCGACTGATTATGTCTTCGATGGTTCGGGATCGAAGCCGTGGGTCGAGACGGACGCGACGGGGCCGTTGAGTGTCTATGGGCAGACCAAGCTGGATGGCGAACGGGCGATTGCGGCGACGGGCTGCCGCCATGTGACTCTACGTACCAGTTGGGTGTATGCAGCGGAAGGACGAAATTTTCTGCATACGATGTTGCGGCTGGGGCGCGAGCGGGATCGGCTCACGATTGTTGACGACCAAATCGGTGCACCGACCTCGGCAGAAGCGATTACTACGGCCACTCGGAATATATTGGCGCAACTGACGTTTGGCGAAGTTCAGGCTGGCGCGAGCGGGGTGTATCACCTGGCTTGTGGTGGTGCGACGAGCTGGTTCGGGTTTGCCAAGGCTATCTTTGCTGGATTTGCATCGCAGCAGAAGGCTCCTGAAGTGCTGCCGATTCCTACAGAAGCGTATCCGACTCCGGCGCGCAGACCGCACAATAGCCGCTTGAATTGCAGCAAACTCACTGCGCAGTTCGGGATACAGATGCCGCACTGGGAAGATGCCCTGGATGAAGTTACGCGAGTGGTTTTGCTAAAGGCAGAGACGGCGTCGAAGGCGTAG